From a single Streptomyces misionensis genomic region:
- a CDS encoding TIGR03364 family FAD-dependent oxidoreductase, with product MRVTVVGGGVVGTMHAWQAIERGHEVVQIEREAEARGASLRNFGQIWVSGRAGGEELETALRARELWEEIGGRVPALGFRANGSLTPVRTDLELAVAEAAVARPDAAARGYALLTPGEARTLNPALRGEFIAALHCERDAAVEPRTAQRALREELRRSPRYTFLPGREVRDVVGAGAVRDDHGDVHHADAVVLATGAWLGGLVRELAGPGLPVRRVRLQMMQTDPLGEALPTSVADGDSFRYYPAYASPALDALNAGQPQPRTAAAHKMQLLMVQRADGGLTIGDTHEYEHPFAFDTVEEPYEHLKGVVETLLGRPLPRIRHRWAGVYAQCADKSRVVHRQQVSDGVWLVTGPGGRGMTCSPAIAETTANELGW from the coding sequence GTGAGAGTGACAGTCGTCGGAGGCGGCGTGGTCGGCACCATGCACGCCTGGCAAGCAATCGAACGTGGCCACGAGGTCGTACAGATCGAGCGCGAGGCGGAGGCGCGCGGCGCGTCGCTGCGCAACTTCGGGCAGATCTGGGTGAGCGGCCGGGCGGGGGGCGAGGAGCTGGAGACCGCGCTGCGGGCGCGGGAGCTGTGGGAGGAGATCGGCGGCCGGGTGCCCGCGCTGGGCTTCCGCGCCAACGGCTCGCTCACCCCGGTGCGCACGGACCTCGAACTGGCCGTGGCCGAGGCCGCCGTGGCCCGCCCCGACGCCGCCGCCCGCGGCTACGCACTGCTGACCCCGGGCGAGGCCCGCACGCTCAACCCGGCGCTGCGCGGCGAGTTCATCGCGGCCCTGCACTGCGAGCGGGACGCGGCGGTCGAGCCCCGCACCGCCCAGCGCGCCCTGCGCGAGGAACTGCGCAGGTCCCCCCGCTACACCTTCCTGCCGGGCCGCGAGGTCCGGGACGTGGTCGGCGCCGGAGCCGTCCGCGACGACCACGGGGACGTGCACCACGCCGACGCGGTCGTGCTGGCCACCGGCGCGTGGCTCGGCGGTCTGGTCCGCGAGCTGGCCGGCCCCGGACTGCCGGTGCGCCGGGTCCGGTTGCAGATGATGCAGACCGACCCGCTGGGCGAGGCGCTGCCCACCTCGGTGGCCGACGGCGACAGCTTCCGCTACTACCCCGCCTACGCCTCCCCGGCCCTGGACGCGCTCAACGCCGGCCAGCCGCAGCCGCGGACCGCGGCCGCGCACAAGATGCAGCTGCTCATGGTGCAGCGCGCCGACGGCGGTCTGACCATCGGCGACACCCACGAGTACGAGCATCCCTTCGCCTTCGACACCGTCGAGGAGCCGTACGAGCACCTGAAGGGCGTCGTGGAGACCCTGCTCGGCCGGCCGCTGCCGCGCATCCGGCACCGCTGGGCGGGGGTGTACGCGCAGTGCGCCGACAAGAGCCGCGTGGTGCACCGCCAGCAGGTGAGCGACGGGGTATGGCTGGTCACCGGGCCCGGCGGCCGGGGCATGACCTGCTCCCCCGCGATAGCCGAGACCACCGCGAACGAACTGGGCTGGTGA
- a CDS encoding fumarylacetoacetate hydrolase family protein — protein sequence MKLLRVGTAGAERPALLDAGGTLRDLSALVDDIDGALLADEAALARVRAAAGSGELPALDPGLRIGPPLGRIGKIVCIGLNYHDHARETGAEPPAEPVVFLKAPDTVVGPDDTVLVPRGSAKTDWEVELAVVIGRTARHLESAEEGLAHVAGYAVAHDVSEREFQMERGGTWDKGKNCETFNPLGPWLVTADEVPDPQRLALRLWVNGELKQDGTTAEQIFPVGEVVRYVSRFMTLYPGDVINTGTPAGVAMGRPEPKPYLRAGDVVELEVEGLGRQRQVLKDA from the coding sequence ATGAAGCTGCTGCGAGTCGGTACGGCGGGGGCGGAACGCCCGGCGCTGCTCGACGCCGGCGGGACCCTGCGTGACCTGTCCGCACTCGTGGACGACATCGACGGCGCACTCCTCGCCGACGAGGCCGCGCTGGCCCGGGTACGGGCGGCGGCCGGCTCCGGTGAGCTGCCCGCGCTGGACCCGGGGCTGCGGATCGGGCCCCCGCTCGGCCGCATCGGCAAGATCGTGTGCATCGGGCTCAACTACCACGACCACGCCCGGGAGACCGGTGCCGAGCCGCCCGCGGAGCCGGTCGTCTTCCTCAAGGCGCCGGACACCGTCGTCGGTCCGGACGACACCGTGCTCGTGCCGCGCGGCTCCGCCAAGACCGACTGGGAGGTGGAGCTGGCGGTCGTCATCGGGCGCACGGCCCGTCATCTGGAGTCGGCCGAGGAAGGGCTCGCGCATGTCGCCGGGTACGCCGTCGCGCACGACGTCTCCGAGCGGGAGTTCCAGATGGAGCGCGGCGGGACCTGGGACAAGGGCAAGAACTGCGAGACGTTCAACCCGCTGGGCCCGTGGCTGGTGACGGCCGACGAGGTGCCGGACCCGCAGCGGCTGGCGCTGAGGCTGTGGGTCAACGGGGAGCTGAAGCAGGACGGTACGACGGCGGAGCAGATCTTCCCGGTGGGGGAGGTGGTGCGGTACGTGAGCCGGTTCATGACGCTGTACCCCGGCGATGTGATCAACACCGGGACGCCCGCCGGGGTGGCGATGGGGCGGCCCGAGCCGAAGCCGTACCTGAGGGCCGGGGACGTGGTCGAGCTGGAGGTCGAGGGGCTCGGCCGGCAGCGGCAGGTGCTGAAGGACGCGTAG
- a CDS encoding MFS transporter, whose protein sequence is MTGLDSTAVRQARTARAGGGAQHGPDTPVRPRATLALTSAATAVTLMNYTAPMVTLPQTAAALHTSLSAQAWLLNGTPLGLAALLLVAGSLADDYGRRRIFLSGTLALGLTTALGALSTSTWQFTLARIAQGAASAALLASGLGLIVHAFPSPRGRLHATGVWGAFVSGGIAAGPLVAASLPDWRVGYGALGALALLLAALGTRTLTESRAPRGGRPDILGALTFGTALTALVAALTLGRDGWLRAPVGLLLAAAVLLVGAFVAVERRSATPMIDLGLLRRPRFLSSSAGGLFTGLAVIAPFSYLPAVVQQAMHLSPLATAGLLLLWSGLSFAVALQVKRLPGRIPPRAQLALGFALHMVAVLTMLGAVGAGSWTRLLPGLAIGGVGSGLLNGALPLLAVDSVPRERAAMGSGAQQTLRYIGSSAGVALTIALATSDGDLAHGTDIALVVSAGLALAGAVGVMVARERDGQRA, encoded by the coding sequence ATGACCGGGCTCGATTCCACCGCCGTACGGCAGGCGCGTACGGCGCGTGCGGGGGGAGGTGCGCAGCACGGCCCGGACACCCCCGTCCGCCCCCGCGCCACCCTCGCCCTCACCAGCGCGGCGACCGCCGTGACCCTGATGAACTACACCGCCCCGATGGTCACGCTGCCGCAGACGGCGGCCGCCCTGCACACCTCGCTCTCCGCCCAAGCCTGGCTCCTGAACGGCACCCCGCTCGGCCTCGCCGCCCTGCTCCTGGTGGCCGGCAGCCTCGCCGACGACTACGGCCGCCGCCGGATCTTCCTCAGCGGCACCCTGGCCCTGGGCCTGACCACCGCCCTCGGCGCACTGTCCACGTCCACCTGGCAGTTCACCCTGGCCCGCATCGCCCAGGGCGCCGCGAGCGCGGCCCTGCTGGCCAGCGGCCTCGGCCTGATCGTGCACGCCTTCCCGAGCCCGCGCGGCCGGCTGCACGCGACCGGCGTCTGGGGCGCCTTCGTCAGCGGCGGCATCGCGGCGGGCCCCCTGGTCGCCGCGTCACTGCCCGACTGGCGCGTCGGCTACGGCGCCCTCGGCGCCCTCGCCCTGCTCCTGGCCGCGCTCGGCACCCGCACCCTCACCGAGTCCCGCGCGCCCCGCGGCGGCCGCCCCGACATCCTCGGCGCACTCACCTTCGGCACCGCCCTGACCGCCCTGGTCGCGGCCCTCACCCTGGGCCGCGACGGCTGGCTGCGGGCCCCGGTGGGCCTGCTGCTCGCGGCGGCGGTGCTGCTGGTCGGCGCGTTCGTCGCGGTGGAACGCCGCTCCGCGACCCCGATGATCGACCTCGGTCTGCTGCGCCGCCCCCGCTTCCTGTCCTCCTCCGCGGGCGGCCTGTTCACCGGCCTCGCCGTGATCGCCCCCTTCAGCTACCTGCCCGCCGTGGTGCAGCAGGCCATGCACCTGTCCCCGCTGGCCACGGCCGGCCTGCTGCTGCTCTGGTCCGGGCTGAGCTTCGCCGTCGCCCTCCAGGTCAAGCGACTGCCCGGCCGGATACCGCCGCGCGCGCAACTGGCCCTGGGCTTCGCCCTGCACATGGTCGCCGTCCTGACGATGCTCGGGGCCGTCGGCGCGGGCTCCTGGACCCGGCTGCTGCCCGGTCTCGCCATCGGCGGCGTGGGCAGCGGCCTGCTCAACGGCGCCCTGCCGCTGCTCGCCGTCGACTCCGTCCCGCGCGAACGCGCCGCCATGGGCTCCGGCGCCCAGCAGACCCTGCGCTACATCGGCTCCAGCGCCGGCGTCGCCCTCACCATCGCCCTCGCCACCTCGGACGGCGACCTCGCCCACGGCACGGACATCGCCCTGGTGGTGTCGGCGGGGCTGGCGCTGGCGGGGGCGGTGGGGGTGATGGTGGCGCGGGAGCGCGACGGGCAGCGGGCCTGA
- a CDS encoding winged helix-turn-helix transcriptional regulator, giving the protein MALGKDYATQECSIARALEVVGERWTLLVVRDALYGVRRYNDFLVHLGIPRAVLAARLQTLTAEGILEKRRYQQSPPRDEYVVTERGIALWPTLRSLGNWGREQFDGARLRYFRHAACGTEIGPYGECALCGTIVPVADVVMEPGPGLDPDPADPVSRALLKPKRLLEPLETEQA; this is encoded by the coding sequence ATGGCACTGGGCAAGGACTACGCGACACAGGAGTGCTCGATCGCCCGCGCGCTCGAAGTCGTCGGCGAGCGCTGGACGCTGCTCGTCGTCCGGGACGCGCTCTACGGCGTGCGGCGCTACAACGACTTCCTGGTCCACCTCGGCATCCCGCGCGCCGTCCTGGCCGCCCGGCTGCAGACGCTGACCGCCGAGGGCATCCTCGAAAAGCGCCGCTACCAGCAGTCGCCGCCCCGGGACGAGTACGTCGTCACCGAGCGCGGCATCGCCCTGTGGCCCACCCTGCGCTCGCTGGGCAACTGGGGCCGCGAGCAGTTCGACGGGGCCCGGCTGCGCTACTTCCGGCACGCCGCGTGCGGCACCGAGATCGGGCCGTACGGCGAATGCGCCCTGTGCGGAACCATCGTGCCGGTCGCGGACGTTGTCATGGAGCCGGGCCCCGGACTCGATCCCGACCCGGCGGACCCGGTCAGCCGCGCCCTGCTGAAGCCGAAGCGGCTGCTGGAGCCGCTGGAGACCGAACAGGCGTGA
- a CDS encoding DUF6412 domain-containing protein yields MSRERSRAVAFLLAPLFLLLSLALLDTGGLTTAVALAATAAAGSALALCTHLAARSVPAVPPTRVRTAIRDRARRTAFLPQRDPDAPGRRRPRAPGRTLPATAA; encoded by the coding sequence ATGAGCCGCGAGCGCAGCCGTGCCGTCGCGTTCCTGCTGGCCCCCCTGTTCCTGCTGCTCTCCCTCGCGCTCCTCGACACCGGCGGCCTCACCACCGCCGTCGCCCTCGCCGCGACCGCCGCCGCCGGCTCCGCCCTCGCGCTGTGCACCCACCTGGCCGCCCGCTCCGTGCCCGCCGTGCCGCCCACCCGGGTGCGCACCGCGATACGCGACCGGGCCCGGCGCACCGCCTTCCTGCCCCAGCGCGACCCCGACGCCCCCGGCCGCCGCCGGCCCAGGGCGCCCGGACGGACCCTGCCGGCGACCGCCGCGTAG
- a CDS encoding Gfo/Idh/MocA family protein, with product MTAATPFRVGLIGYGLAGSVFHAPLIAATEGLALDTVVTSDPERQRQVRGEFPDVTLAATPDELFARAAELDLVVIASPNKTHVPLATAALKAGLPVVVDKPVAGTAAEARALAALAEDRGLLLSVFQNRRWDNDFLTLRALLADGALGEVRRFESRFERWRPKPKGGWRESGDPAEIGGLLYDLGSHVVDQALVLFGPATEVYAEADVRRPGAEADDDTFIALTHACGVRSHLYVSATTSQLGPRFRVLGSEAGYVKYGLDPQEGALREGLRPGPKWGAEPASLHGRIGAGESPLTGGGTPVPTLPGDYPAYYAAVAAALAGAGPNPVTALEAAAALDVLEAARRSAQEKVTVSL from the coding sequence ATGACTGCCGCCACACCCTTCCGCGTCGGCCTGATCGGTTACGGTCTCGCCGGCTCCGTCTTCCACGCCCCGTTGATCGCCGCGACCGAGGGCCTCGCCCTGGACACGGTCGTCACCTCCGACCCGGAGCGGCAGCGGCAGGTCCGCGGCGAGTTCCCTGACGTGACGCTCGCCGCGACCCCCGACGAGCTGTTCGCCCGCGCGGCCGAGCTGGACCTGGTCGTCATCGCCTCCCCGAACAAGACCCACGTCCCGCTCGCGACCGCCGCTCTGAAGGCGGGCCTGCCCGTGGTCGTGGACAAGCCGGTCGCCGGCACCGCGGCCGAGGCCCGGGCGCTCGCCGCCCTCGCCGAGGACCGCGGCCTGCTGCTGTCGGTCTTCCAGAACCGCCGCTGGGACAACGACTTCCTGACCCTGCGCGCCCTCCTCGCGGACGGCGCGCTCGGCGAGGTCCGCCGGTTCGAGTCCCGCTTCGAGCGCTGGCGCCCGAAGCCCAAGGGCGGCTGGCGCGAGTCGGGCGACCCGGCGGAGATCGGCGGCCTGCTCTACGACCTCGGCAGCCACGTCGTCGACCAGGCCCTGGTCCTGTTCGGCCCGGCCACCGAGGTGTACGCCGAGGCGGACGTCCGCCGCCCGGGCGCCGAGGCCGACGACGACACCTTCATCGCCCTCACCCACGCCTGCGGCGTCCGCTCCCACCTCTACGTGTCCGCGACGACCTCCCAGCTCGGCCCGCGCTTCCGCGTGCTGGGCTCGGAGGCGGGCTATGTGAAGTACGGCCTCGACCCCCAGGAGGGCGCCCTGCGCGAGGGCCTGCGCCCGGGCCCCAAGTGGGGCGCCGAGCCCGCGTCGCTGCACGGCCGCATCGGCGCCGGCGAGTCGCCGCTGACCGGTGGCGGCACCCCCGTACCGACCCTGCCCGGCGACTACCCGGCGTACTACGCGGCCGTCGCCGCCGCCCTCGCCGGCGCGGGGCCGAACCCGGTGACCGCCCTGGAGGCGGCCGCCGCCCTCGACGTACTGGAGGCGGCCCGCAGGTCCGCCCAGGAGAAAGTGACGGTGAGCCTCTGA
- a CDS encoding heme-degrading domain-containing protein has translation MSQSTTAELAPAPTIEELEEQERRLVFQRFGYEDAWALGSLLVEMARERRLPIAIDIHRAGQQLFHAALPGSTPDNDAWIDRKRRVAVRYGAPSYLVGSRFRAKGTTFEHSSRLDPDVYAAHGGSFPIRVADVGVIGAVTVSGLPQVEDHRLVVAALEKFLGTSAG, from the coding sequence ATGTCCCAGTCGACCACTGCCGAACTCGCGCCCGCGCCCACCATCGAGGAGCTGGAGGAACAGGAACGCCGCCTGGTGTTCCAGCGCTTCGGCTACGAGGACGCGTGGGCCCTCGGCTCCCTCCTGGTGGAGATGGCCCGCGAGCGCCGGCTGCCCATCGCCATCGACATCCACCGCGCCGGCCAGCAGCTCTTCCACGCGGCCCTGCCCGGCTCCACCCCGGACAACGACGCCTGGATCGACCGCAAGCGCCGGGTGGCCGTGCGCTACGGCGCCCCCTCCTACCTGGTCGGGTCCCGCTTCCGCGCCAAGGGCACCACGTTCGAGCACTCCTCCCGCCTCGACCCCGACGTCTACGCGGCCCACGGCGGCTCCTTCCCCATCCGGGTGGCGGACGTCGGCGTCATCGGCGCGGTGACCGTCTCCGGTCTGCCGCAGGTGGAGGACCACCGGCTGGTGGTGGCGGCGCTGGAGAAGTTCCTCGGCACGTCGGCGGGCTGA
- a CDS encoding YidC/Oxa1 family membrane protein insertase encodes MSVFSVFAHLVERLADLLAPLCHASATAAAIVLFTALVRLLVHPLSRAAARGQRARAALQPRIAELRRRHAKDPERLRQAVLELHTEEKVSPLSGILPGLLQLPAFFLLYHLFSGAGGAGGELLAHRLFAAPLGGRWADALAGDGLFGGAGLVYLGLFALVAVVATFTYLRTRRQMAQNPVMAAAGGEAVPGLGAVGKVMPFLSFLTLVTVAVVPLAAALYVVTSTTWSAVERAALYR; translated from the coding sequence ATGTCCGTCTTCTCCGTGTTCGCGCACCTGGTCGAGCGGCTCGCCGACCTGCTCGCACCGCTCTGCCACGCCTCCGCGACCGCCGCCGCGATCGTCCTGTTCACCGCGCTCGTACGCCTGCTCGTCCACCCCCTCTCCCGCGCCGCCGCCCGCGGCCAGCGGGCCCGGGCCGCGCTCCAGCCGAGGATCGCCGAGCTGCGCCGGCGGCACGCCAAGGACCCCGAGCGGCTGCGGCAGGCGGTGCTGGAGCTGCACACCGAGGAAAAGGTCTCGCCGCTGTCCGGCATCCTGCCGGGCCTGCTCCAGCTCCCCGCCTTCTTCCTGCTCTACCACCTGTTCTCCGGCGCCGGCGGCGCGGGCGGCGAGCTGCTCGCCCACCGGCTGTTCGCGGCGCCGCTCGGCGGCCGGTGGGCCGACGCGCTCGCCGGGGACGGGCTGTTCGGCGGGGCCGGGTTGGTCTACCTCGGGCTGTTCGCGCTGGTCGCCGTGGTCGCCACCTTCACCTACCTGCGCACCAGGCGGCAGATGGCGCAGAACCCGGTCATGGCCGCCGCCGGCGGCGAGGCGGTGCCGGGGCTCGGCGCGGTCGGCAAGGTGATGCCGTTCCTGTCCTTCCTCACCCTGGTCACCGTGGCCGTCGTACCGCTCGCCGCCGCGCTGTACGTCGTCACCAGTACGACCTGGAGCGCGGTGGAGCGGGCCGCGCTGTACCGGTAG
- a CDS encoding LLM class F420-dependent oxidoreductase — protein sequence MSDTTGPLKQRIGRYGVWDVALRAEEPDRRAEQDEAAAELEELGYGAIWLGGNSTAANAAPLIGATGRITVGTSIQSVWQREAAETAADFAELESAHPGRFVLGLGVSHGPMVQGYQRPYAAMVGYLDELDKAGLPADRRVLAALGPKMLKLSGDRAAGAIPYLVTPEHTAKAREILGERPLLAPELKVVLEADPARAREIARAYLSRYLKLPNYTNNFLRLGFTEADVADGGSDQLIDAVFAWGDDARVRERVDAFHEAGADHVALQVVTENTGSALPREEWRRLAALLG from the coding sequence ATGAGTGACACCACAGGCCCGCTGAAGCAGCGCATCGGCCGGTACGGCGTCTGGGACGTCGCGCTGCGCGCGGAGGAGCCCGACCGTCGCGCCGAACAGGACGAGGCCGCCGCCGAGCTGGAGGAACTCGGCTACGGCGCCATCTGGCTGGGCGGCAACAGCACCGCCGCGAACGCCGCCCCGCTCATCGGGGCGACCGGCCGGATCACCGTCGGCACCAGCATCCAGAGCGTCTGGCAGCGGGAGGCCGCCGAGACCGCCGCCGACTTCGCCGAGCTGGAGTCGGCCCACCCCGGCCGCTTCGTGCTGGGCCTCGGGGTGAGCCACGGCCCCATGGTGCAGGGCTACCAGCGGCCGTACGCCGCGATGGTCGGCTACCTGGACGAGCTGGACAAGGCGGGCCTGCCCGCCGACCGGCGGGTGCTGGCCGCCCTCGGCCCCAAGATGCTGAAGCTGTCCGGTGACCGGGCGGCCGGTGCCATCCCCTACCTCGTCACCCCCGAGCACACCGCCAAGGCCCGCGAGATCCTCGGTGAACGGCCGCTGCTGGCGCCGGAGTTGAAGGTCGTCCTGGAAGCGGACCCGGCCCGCGCCCGCGAGATCGCCCGCGCCTACCTCTCGCGCTACCTCAAGCTCCCCAACTACACCAACAACTTCCTGCGCCTGGGCTTCACCGAGGCCGACGTGGCCGACGGCGGCAGCGACCAGCTCATCGACGCGGTCTTCGCCTGGGGCGACGACGCCCGCGTCCGCGAGCGCGTCGACGCCTTCCACGAGGCGGGCGCCGACCACGTGGCCCTCCAGGTGGTCACCGAGAACACCGGCAGCGCCCTGCCGAGGGAGGAATGGCGCCGCCTCGCCGCGCTGCTGGGCTGA
- a CDS encoding TIGR03943 family putative permease subunit, which yields MKRSFQAGLLVLCGLGLLRISLVSDLCLRYVKESMRPLLIASGVVLVLLGVAGAVLDRKGRRRDSEEHGHEHGHGHDHSGMPRVAWLLLLPVLSLLCYAPPALGAYTASRQPAEPVSGQRTFAPLPATSPLPMTLSDFTRRVRQDRSRAIKGRTVSMTGIVTPHGKDGWDLTRIIINCCAADAQSVKVRIYGGPVLAADTWVSVTGSWHPAGTLGTGSAQVVLDARTVTKVPRPVNGYQDALPLPTTRAGGPWTGIGGRTPTGRVTDPSDQH from the coding sequence GTGAAACGGTCGTTCCAGGCGGGACTGCTCGTGCTGTGCGGGCTCGGGCTGCTGCGCATCTCCCTCGTCTCCGACCTGTGCCTGCGTTACGTCAAGGAGAGCATGCGGCCCCTGCTCATCGCGTCGGGCGTGGTGCTGGTCCTGCTGGGGGTCGCCGGCGCCGTCCTCGACCGGAAGGGGCGGCGGCGGGACTCCGAGGAGCACGGACACGAGCACGGGCACGGGCACGACCACTCCGGTATGCCGCGCGTCGCCTGGCTGTTGCTGCTGCCTGTGCTTAGCCTGCTCTGCTACGCGCCGCCCGCCCTCGGCGCCTACACCGCCTCCCGGCAGCCGGCCGAACCCGTCAGCGGGCAGCGCACGTTCGCCCCGCTGCCCGCCACCTCGCCGCTGCCGATGACCCTGTCCGACTTCACCCGCCGGGTACGGCAGGACCGTTCGCGGGCCATCAAGGGGCGCACCGTCTCGATGACCGGGATCGTCACGCCGCACGGGAAGGACGGCTGGGACCTGACCCGCATCATCATCAACTGCTGTGCCGCGGACGCCCAGTCGGTGAAGGTGCGGATCTACGGCGGGCCCGTGCTCGCCGCCGACACCTGGGTGTCGGTCACCGGGAGCTGGCACCCCGCGGGCACCCTGGGCACCGGCTCGGCACAGGTCGTGCTGGACGCCCGTACGGTCACGAAGGTGCCCCGGCCGGTCAACGGCTACCAGGACGCCCTTCCGTTGCCCACCACACGGGCGGGCGGGCCCTGGACCGGCATCGGCGGCCGCACGCCGACCGGCCGCGTCACCGACCCGTCCGATCAGCACTAG
- a CDS encoding ROK family transcriptional regulator: MGRVSMNRARGGRAGTGADVGAVRSHNSALVLGLLRGAGAAGISRLELAERTGLTPQAVSKITGRLREAGLAAEAGRRASTGGKPRTVLRLVPEAGHAVGVHVDRDELRVVLIRLDGAVVGERRGALDLGAGSEAVLGTVAAEVTGLVRECLGEFGSLAEADSLLGVGVALPGPLDHVRGVLHRVTGYPGWDGFPLRDALRERLGVPVIVDKDTNAAAVGLAVAGEGGSFAYLHLGTGLGAGLVIDGRVHRGARTGAGEFGHQVIQLDGPRCECGDRGCLEALCLSAVARGEVATAARVLGVGAGNLVGLLDIDRVLLGGRTVAADPEPYVRGVAEVLAARTVREGVREGVPVRVAARGEAAVGEGAAELVLGELFGRAGA, translated from the coding sequence ATGGGGCGTGTGAGCATGAACAGGGCGAGGGGCGGACGGGCCGGGACCGGGGCGGACGTGGGCGCGGTGCGGTCGCACAACAGCGCGCTCGTGCTCGGTCTGCTGCGGGGGGCCGGGGCGGCGGGGATCAGCCGGCTGGAGCTGGCCGAGCGGACCGGGCTGACCCCGCAGGCCGTCAGCAAGATCACCGGACGGCTGCGGGAGGCGGGACTCGCGGCGGAGGCCGGGCGGCGGGCGTCCACCGGGGGCAAGCCGCGGACCGTGCTGCGGCTGGTGCCGGAGGCCGGGCACGCGGTCGGGGTCCATGTCGACCGGGACGAGCTGCGGGTGGTGCTGATACGCCTGGACGGGGCCGTGGTGGGGGAGCGGCGCGGGGCGCTGGACCTGGGGGCCGGGTCGGAGGCCGTGCTGGGGACGGTCGCGGCGGAGGTGACCGGGCTGGTGCGGGAGTGCCTCGGGGAGTTCGGGTCGCTCGCCGAGGCGGACTCGCTGCTGGGGGTGGGGGTCGCGCTGCCCGGGCCGCTCGACCATGTGCGCGGGGTGCTGCACCGGGTCACGGGTTACCCGGGGTGGGACGGTTTTCCGCTGCGGGACGCGCTGCGGGAGCGGCTGGGGGTGCCGGTGATCGTGGACAAGGACACCAACGCGGCGGCGGTGGGGCTGGCGGTCGCGGGCGAGGGCGGGTCCTTCGCCTATCTGCACCTCGGTACGGGGCTCGGCGCCGGGCTCGTGATCGACGGGCGGGTGCACCGGGGGGCGCGGACCGGGGCGGGGGAGTTCGGGCACCAGGTCATCCAGCTGGACGGGCCGCGCTGTGAGTGCGGGGACCGGGGGTGCCTGGAGGCGCTGTGCCTGTCCGCCGTGGCGCGGGGCGAGGTGGCCACGGCGGCGCGGGTGCTCGGGGTGGGCGCCGGGAACCTGGTGGGGCTGCTGGACATCGACCGGGTACTGCTCGGGGGGCGGACGGTGGCGGCGGACCCGGAGCCGTACGTGCGGGGCGTCGCCGAGGTGCTGGCGGCGCGGACGGTCCGCGAAGGGGTACGGGAGGGGGTGCCGGTACGGGTGGCGGCCCGGGGCGAGGCGGCCGTGGGAGAGGGGGCCGCGGAGCTGGTGCTGGGGGAGTTGTTCGGGCGAGCGGGGGCGTGA
- a CDS encoding GntR family transcriptional regulator — MDYPYEQAPGAPVRSGVPEHGRIPKYYAVKARIAALLEELGEDSVIPTERDLAERYDVARETVRQAVRELVLEGRLRRRGRGTVVAGPKLAQPLSLASYTEGVRRQGRTPGRALVTLDRFPCPGPLAAETGLTRGEPVWHLERVLLADEERVGLESTYVAVERVPRLDSDFDADSSFYGYLAAQGITFGDADERIETVLATPREALLIGTPPALPMLLIHRVSRDADGRPLERVRSLYRGDRFSFTTHLQG; from the coding sequence GTGGACTACCCCTATGAGCAGGCCCCAGGTGCCCCCGTCCGGTCCGGCGTCCCCGAGCACGGGCGGATCCCGAAGTACTACGCGGTGAAGGCCCGGATCGCCGCGCTGCTGGAGGAGCTGGGGGAGGACAGCGTCATCCCGACCGAGCGGGACCTCGCGGAGCGGTACGACGTCGCCCGCGAGACCGTGCGGCAGGCCGTGCGGGAACTGGTGCTGGAGGGGCGGCTGCGCAGGCGCGGGCGCGGGACGGTGGTCGCCGGACCCAAGCTGGCGCAGCCGCTGTCCCTGGCCAGCTACACCGAGGGGGTGCGCCGGCAGGGCCGTACCCCGGGCCGGGCGCTCGTCACCCTGGACCGGTTCCCCTGCCCCGGCCCGCTCGCCGCCGAGACCGGGCTGACCCGGGGCGAGCCCGTCTGGCACCTGGAGCGGGTGCTGCTCGCCGACGAGGAGCGGGTCGGTCTGGAGAGCACGTACGTGGCCGTCGAGCGGGTACCCCGGCTGGACTCCGACTTCGACGCCGACTCCTCCTTCTACGGCTATCTCGCCGCCCAGGGCATCACCTTCGGCGACGCCGACGAGCGCATCGAGACCGTGCTCGCCACCCCCCGCGAGGCGCTGCTCATCGGCACCCCGCCCGCGCTCCCCATGCTGCTGATCCACCGGGTCTCCCGGGACGCCGACGGCCGCCCCCTGGAGCGGGTGCGGTCGCTGTACCGGGGCGACCGGTTCTCCTTCACCACACACCTCCAGGGTTGA